The sequence ATAATGCGTCCCAGAGCCAAATTCTACAGGCATTCAGTAATAATGAAAAAAGCCTGGTAGTCAATCGAAATGCCTACGACCCCGGAGTCTACTATATTCGTGTCGAACGAAACAGTAATGCATATAGCTATAATCCATATACACTGGAAGTAGCCCGAGATACTGTATTGCCGCCCAAATTAGCTGCCAATGTGTTAAGTATTTGCCCCGGCGGGGAAGTAATTCTGACTGCTAGTGAGTGTACTGGTACCGTAAGGTGGTCAACCAGTCAGACCGGACTAACGATTACGGTAAAACCGACAGCAGCGACGAGTTACACCGCGGTTTGTGAAGATGGAGGTCGGACTAGCAAGCCATCGACTCCATTGACAATTTCTATCAAACCAGTGCCGACCGCAACGGCATCGGCTAGCAGTAGTGGTAATTATTACGAAACCCAGACTATTCAACTGTCGGCTACCGGGGGCGGGACTTATCTCTGGCAGGGGCCTAATAACTATTCATCGAGTGTACAGAATCCTTCCATTGCGAATGCAAAAGCCGGTATGTCGGGCGACTATGTAGTTAAAGTGACAAATACCGAGAGCTGTACGGCTAGTGCCAGCGTGAAGGTGACGGTTTCACTCATTACGGGTATCGAACCCGACGCCGATGGCATTGGGCTAACTGTATCGCCTAATCCCATATCGGAAGAATGTACCATTAAGCTCGTACTTGATAAGCCCGCTCCCGCGATGGTGCGATTACTCAGTACGGCAGGTAAAGAAGTACGGCAATGGGAGTCGAACAAGTCCACACGTTTTCATGAAGCCACTTTTAGGCTAGCTGACCTGCCTGCTGGGTTATACATCATACAGGTAAAGGCTAATGACAAAACAGCAAGTGAAAAAGTACTCAAAAACTGACTATCTACCCCATTTTCCTAATGAAAACATACATGCTTTTACTAAGTATATTGGTTGTCAGCCTATTTGGCTGCGGTACGAAAGAACCTGAAAAGTCACTTTCAGAACGTATTCGGCAAGTATGGACGGTCAATATTGTCAAAGAAAACAGCACAACCGTCTATACAAAAGGAGCGTCAAGCAATCCTAAACCGGGTTATGGCCAATTCAAACTCGACCTCACTCAGGAAAAGACCGTTCGACTCACTGAAGTTGACAACAACACATTTGTGGGAACATGGACCCTGTCGGCTGATAATACGAAATTGACGCTTAGCGATCTGAATCCTCAGCCCTCAGGGAGTAATGGCACTATTGAGTATACCGTCGACAGCGACGCGAGCGAAACCGCCCTTAACTTGAATCGGCTGTCTCAAAACCTTAAAACGGGTGGTGTTAATACGCGCTATGAATTGACCAAGTAGAGCTGTGGCTGTTCTATCCACATGACGATCAGCTTTAATATCCTCTCGGAGAGGATATTAAAGCTGATCGTCAATTAGTTATCGTTCAGAATTAGGGGAACATTGCCCCGGCCGCCCATAATCACGATTTTGGCATTAGGCGATGCCGCCAGTTCACGCTGGGCCTTTATCTGTTCATACTGCAATTGCTTGTCGGATAGCCCTGTCGAAAGAATTTTCTGATAGTCGGCTATACCCTGTGCTTCAACGCGTTTTCGTTCAGCTTCCTGCCGTTCTTTCTGAAGTACGAACTGCATTTTCTGGGCATCCTGCTCGGCATTGATTTTTGACTCGATGGTTTTTTTGACGGAAGTAGGCAGGTCAATATTACGAATTAGCAACTGTTCCAGCATGAGTCCCCGTTTTCTGAAATCTACCTCAATTGTTTTGTAAATACGGGTTTGAAACTCATCGCGCCGGGTCGAATACAAGGCCACCGCATCATAATAAACGGCGTTGTCGCGAATACGGGTACGTGTGATTGGCCGAACAATTTTGTCCATATAATCGGTACCAATCTCACTGTAAATCTTTGGCGCATTGGCGGGTACTAACCGATACAGAACTGTCAGATCAATAACTACTTCCAGCCCATCAGCCGTTAAGACACGAATGGCATCATCACCTTGTTTTGCACCTTCATCGTTTGTTGCCGACATGGTGTAATTCTGTGTTTTAATGTCAAATTCTGTAACAGTAGCGACCGGATTGACAAAACTCAATCCCGAATTCAGTGTACGATCGCTTACATTACCAAACAGCGAGATGACACCGACCTGACCAGCGTCAATCTGACGGATGCTCGATGTAAGCAGACCAAGCACGATTAAAATAATACCGGCCACCTTGAGTGGGCGGGCAAAGCGCGAAAATGTTAGCGCAGGCGTATTGATGGCAAACCCGGCAATAAGCGCGAAGATGCCCAGAATAAAAAAGAACATGATTATTGGGTAGATTAAGACAAGTACTGACTGGTGGCATACTATTGAAAATAGTGCCGGTTAAGGGCTTCCCGAAAAGAAAAGAGCTGCATAAAATGACTCCTGTAAAGAGTGAAGCAATCAGCCAAATTTATCGGCGCTGGGGCGGAGTCATGAGAATGGATCTACTTGAAGAACAGGCTAAAAGTAGATGATTAAGGCAAGGAAACCAAGGAGTTATACAGGAATGGAAACAGGGTCTGGCAGTTGGCTGCGGGCTAGGATAAACAAAAGAAGAGGGCACAAAAAAAGCATCCGGTAAACAACCAGATGCCTTTCTTGACCACACTATTAACCCTTCAGCGTGTTAGCGTGATTTTTTCTTGTCTTTGCCAACTGGAGCGACAGCAGGCGTTGCTACTGTCTGAGCGTCTTTCTGGGCAACGACTTCACCTTTCAGATAAAGAACTGTCTGGCCACCTTCTGCGTTGCTGGTTACCGTTACCGATTTGTTGAACGGCCCGGCAGCAGCGGCATTGAACGTAGCCGATACACTACCCGTTTTGCCCGGCATTACTGGTTCGCGGGTCCAGCTCGGCTTGGTGCAGCCACAAGAAGCGGTAGCATCGTTGATAACGACAGGATCAGTACCAGCGTTTTTGAACTCAAACACGTAGGTAACTGGTTTGCCTTGTTCAACTTTACCGAAGTCATGAGTTTCTTTGGCGAATTTCAGGACTCCCTTCTGCGCGTAGCCAACTGCGACGAACACAAATAAAGCTACGAAAAGTGAAAAAAACTTTTTCATTGGACTAAACGGAATTATGGTTTGGTTGTTTAAGTAAGATACTTACTAATCAATTCCAGAGCAAAGAGTCTGCCAAAGGCTAACTGCTTGTTGTTGACTTAACAAAGAAACAGAAAAAATCGTTTTTTTGAAAGCTGGCTTGTTTTGCTTTAAATTTACTTTCTCATGACGCTTGGATGACCCAGGTCACCCACTTCATCTAAAAAACTAAATGTTGGACGCTTTCAACCCGTAGCTCTGCTGTGATAGCAAACGAACAACTCCGCTCGACTGATATTCTGACTCGCGAAAAAATCCTATCTGATTATCGAATGGCTTGCGAAAGCCGCCAGGTAAGCTTATTGGGCCGTCGTGATGTTATGGGCGGTCGGGCGAAATTCGGAATCTTCGGCGATGGCAAGGAATTGGCGCAGCTCGCAGCCGCCAGTGCTTTTCGTCAGGGTGATTTTCGATCGGGTTATTATCGCGACCAAACCTTTGTGGCCGCACTGGGTGAGCTTCGCTGGACGGAATTTTTCGCCCAGTTATATGCTCATACCGATATCGAGGCAGAACCCAGCACGGCGGGCCGGTCTATGAATGGCCATTTTGCTACGCGCTGGCTCGACGAACAGGGGTTGTGGCGTAATCAAACGGAATTGTTTAATTCGGTTTGCGACATTGCCCCAACAGCAGGCCAGATTCCACGGTCGCTCGGCCTGGCTTATGCATCCAAACTTTTCCGGAATAACGATGCCCTGCATAACCTGACAAATTTTTCGCATAACGGCGATGAGGTCGTATTTGCCACGATCGGCGATGCTTCTACGTCGCAGGGAATGTTCTGGGAAACCATGAATGCGGCTGGCGTATTGCAGGTGCCGTTATTGATGTCGGTCTGGGATGATGGCTATGGCATTTCGGTACCCGTCGAATACCAGACAACCAAGGGCAGTATTTCAAAAGCGTTAGCTGGTTTTCAGCGTGAAAGTCAGGATGAAAAAGGCATCGAAATTTTTACCGTAAAAGGCTGGGATTACGTTGCCTTGCTGGAAACCTACCAGCAGGCTGCCCGGATTTGCCGGGAAGAACATGTTCCGGTACTGGTTCATGTACAGGAACTTACTCAGCCTCAGGGTCATTCATCATCCGGATCACACGAACGCTATAAATCAAAAGAACGGTTATCGTGGGAAACCGAACACGACTGTAATCGAACGTTCCGCCAGTGGATTCTTAAAAACGGCTATGCATCTCACGACGAGCTCGAAGCTATTGAAGTAGAGGCCCGGCAGACAGCTAAAAAAGCGCGTACCGATTCCTGGCATGCCTTTGAACAGTCGATGAAAGGAGATTTCGATTCGGCCATTGTATTATTACAACAAGTTGCGCGCCATAATCCGAAGTCAGCTGAATTGATGGCCATTCGGGAGGAGCTACGCAAAACCGTTAATCCCCTTCGCCGGGATGCTGTTGCCGCTATTCGAAAGGCGCAACGATTGCTTCGAAATGATACGGGCGCTTCCCGTTCTCATCTGAAAGCCTGGTTAGAGCGAACAAAGGAGGAGAATGCCGACCGTTACAATTCTTATTTATATAGTCATTCACCTGAGTCGCCCATGCTGGTAGAACCCCTACCAGCGCATTATACCGACGATTCGATAGGAGTGGACGGTTATATTCTGATGCAGCGGTATTTTGAGAGTCTGTTTGAACGGGATGCGCGCGTAGTGGCTCTTGGCGAAGATGTTGGCCTGATTGGCGACGTCAATCAGGGCTTCGCCGGTTTACAGGAAAAATTCGGTGAAGTTCGGATTACCGATACGGGCATTCGTGAAACGACCATCATCGGACAGGGTATTGGCCTTGCCATGCGTGGTTTACGGCCTATCGTCGAAATTCAGTACTTCGATTATATTTTCTATGCGCTGGCAACGCTCACAGACGATCTGGCAACGCTGCTTTACCGAACAAAGGGTGGTCAAAAGGCTCCGCTCATTATCCGGACTCGTGGACATAGGCTGGAAGGAATCTGGCATTCCGGATCACCACTGGGTGCCATGCTCGGTAGCCTGCGTGGTATTCATGTACTGGTGCCTCGCAATATGACGCAAGCCGCCGGTTTTTACAATACACTCATCAAAGGCGACGATCCGGCACTGCTAATCGAATGCCTGAATGGCTATCGGCTCAAAGAAAAAGTCCCCGATAATCTGGCTGAATTCTGTGTGCCGCTGGGGGTACCGGATGTATTACGAAGTGGTACTGACGTTACCGTGGTTACCTACGGTTCAATGTGCCGTATTGTGCTGGAGGCCGCCGGGCAGCTAGCCGAAATGGGGGTAAGTATTGAGGTGATCGACGTACAAACCTTGTTGCCATTTGATGTTCATCATTCCATTGTCGACTCCATAAAGAAGACCAACCGGGTTATATTTGCCGATGAAGATGTGCCTGGTGGTGCATCGGCCTACATGATGCAACAGGTCGTGGAGGGGCAAAACGCCTATCGCTACCTGGACTCTGTGCCCAGAACAATTTCGGCAAAAGCACACCGACCACCGTATGGGTCAGATGGCGATTATTTTTCAAAACCGAACGTTGATGATATCATTGACGTGGCTTATGCAATTATGAGTGAGTGCGAACCGGATCGGTTTCCGCCTATCTAGCGAATGAATGATCGGCCAGGATGCCGGCTTTCGCTCTTTAAAAATGGCTTATTTCAACGATATAAAAGCGGGTATCCGAACTACGCTCAAGGGTCTGAGTCTAACGTTCAGGCACATACGTAATGCAACGCATCGCCGAACGGCCGAGGGTATTGCAGAGGCTACTTATTTTGACCAGCAAAATGGTCTTGTTACGCTTCAATACCCCCACGAGCAGCTTCCCATTCCCGACAATGGCCGCTATCGACTCCGTAATGAAATCGAT comes from Spirosoma aureum and encodes:
- a CDS encoding prohibitin family protein, giving the protein MFFFILGIFALIAGFAINTPALTFSRFARPLKVAGIILIVLGLLTSSIRQIDAGQVGVISLFGNVSDRTLNSGLSFVNPVATVTEFDIKTQNYTMSATNDEGAKQGDDAIRVLTADGLEVVIDLTVLYRLVPANAPKIYSEIGTDYMDKIVRPITRTRIRDNAVYYDAVALYSTRRDEFQTRIYKTIEVDFRKRGLMLEQLLIRNIDLPTSVKKTIESKINAEQDAQKMQFVLQKERQEAERKRVEAQGIADYQKILSTGLSDKQLQYEQIKAQRELAASPNAKIVIMGGRGNVPLILNDN
- a CDS encoding DUF1573 domain-containing protein, with translation MKKFFSLFVALFVFVAVGYAQKGVLKFAKETHDFGKVEQGKPVTYVFEFKNAGTDPVVINDATASCGCTKPSWTREPVMPGKTGSVSATFNAAAAGPFNKSVTVTSNAEGGQTVLYLKGEVVAQKDAQTVATPAVAPVGKDKKKSR
- a CDS encoding alpha-ketoacid dehydrogenase subunit alpha/beta codes for the protein MIANEQLRSTDILTREKILSDYRMACESRQVSLLGRRDVMGGRAKFGIFGDGKELAQLAAASAFRQGDFRSGYYRDQTFVAALGELRWTEFFAQLYAHTDIEAEPSTAGRSMNGHFATRWLDEQGLWRNQTELFNSVCDIAPTAGQIPRSLGLAYASKLFRNNDALHNLTNFSHNGDEVVFATIGDASTSQGMFWETMNAAGVLQVPLLMSVWDDGYGISVPVEYQTTKGSISKALAGFQRESQDEKGIEIFTVKGWDYVALLETYQQAARICREEHVPVLVHVQELTQPQGHSSSGSHERYKSKERLSWETEHDCNRTFRQWILKNGYASHDELEAIEVEARQTAKKARTDSWHAFEQSMKGDFDSAIVLLQQVARHNPKSAELMAIREELRKTVNPLRRDAVAAIRKAQRLLRNDTGASRSHLKAWLERTKEENADRYNSYLYSHSPESPMLVEPLPAHYTDDSIGVDGYILMQRYFESLFERDARVVALGEDVGLIGDVNQGFAGLQEKFGEVRITDTGIRETTIIGQGIGLAMRGLRPIVEIQYFDYIFYALATLTDDLATLLYRTKGGQKAPLIIRTRGHRLEGIWHSGSPLGAMLGSLRGIHVLVPRNMTQAAGFYNTLIKGDDPALLIECLNGYRLKEKVPDNLAEFCVPLGVPDVLRSGTDVTVVTYGSMCRIVLEAAGQLAEMGVSIEVIDVQTLLPFDVHHSIVDSIKKTNRVIFADEDVPGGASAYMMQQVVEGQNAYRYLDSVPRTISAKAHRPPYGSDGDYFSKPNVDDIIDVAYAIMSECEPDRFPPI